Proteins encoded together in one Caballeronia sp. NK8 window:
- a CDS encoding choline ABC transporter substrate-binding protein, with translation MRQHLICTLLAVTCSAFAVAPGAQAEDASCRTVRFVDIGWTDITSTTALASVVFEGLGYAPRTTVASVPISLAGLKSKQIDVSLGYWWPVQQKAVEPFLEAKSIQKLEPPNLSGAKATLAVPSYAYDAGIKTFADIAKHRDELGGTIYGIEPGSSANAKIQKMIDSNQFGLGGFKLVQSSEAGMLVTVERAIREKKPVVFLGWEPHPMNIQMKINYLSGGDEVFGPNYGEARVYTLTNTDFLARCPNAGKFVSNLRFTTDLENRLMQPVMNKERPQEAAKAYLKQNPQVLDAWLAGVKTVDGKEGLTAVRQYLGL, from the coding sequence ATGAGACAACACCTGATCTGCACGCTGCTTGCCGTTACCTGTTCCGCATTCGCCGTTGCGCCGGGCGCGCAGGCGGAAGACGCGAGTTGCCGCACGGTGCGCTTCGTCGACATCGGTTGGACCGACATCACTTCGACGACCGCGCTCGCTTCCGTCGTGTTCGAGGGGCTCGGCTATGCGCCGCGGACCACGGTGGCGTCGGTGCCGATTTCGCTTGCCGGGCTGAAGAGCAAGCAGATCGATGTCTCGCTTGGTTATTGGTGGCCCGTGCAGCAGAAAGCGGTCGAGCCGTTCCTCGAAGCGAAGAGCATTCAGAAGCTGGAACCGCCGAATCTTTCGGGCGCGAAAGCGACGCTCGCCGTGCCCAGCTATGCGTACGATGCGGGCATCAAGACTTTTGCGGACATCGCGAAGCATCGCGACGAACTGGGCGGCACGATCTACGGCATCGAGCCGGGCAGCAGCGCGAACGCCAAGATTCAGAAGATGATCGATTCGAATCAGTTCGGGTTGGGTGGGTTCAAGCTCGTGCAGTCGAGCGAGGCGGGGATGCTGGTCACGGTCGAGCGCGCGATCCGCGAGAAGAAGCCGGTGGTGTTTCTTGGGTGGGAGCCGCATCCGATGAACATTCAGATGAAGATCAACTATCTCTCGGGTGGGGATGAGGTGTTCGGGCCGAACTATGGCGAAGCGCGGGTTTACACCCTGACGAATACGGATTTTCTGGCGCGGTGTCCTAATGCGGGGAAGTTCGTTTCCAATCTGCGATTCACGACTGATCTGGAGAACCGGTTGATGCAGCCGGTGATGAACAAGGAGCGGCCTCAGGAGGCGGCGAAGGCCTATCTCAAGCAGAACCCGCAGGTGTTGGATGCCTGGCTTGCAGGCGTGAAGACGGTTGATGGGAAGGAGGGGTTGACGGCGGTCAGGCAGTATCTCGGGCTTTGA